The DNA sequence TATTCGATCGGGCGACCGAGAGCGTCGGAAAGGATCGCGACCTGCTCCGCGGTGGTGAGGGCTTCGCCGCCGGTGAGTTCGTAGGTCGCGCCTTCGTGGTCCGGCGTCGTGAGCGCGAGGGTCGCGACCGCGGCGATGTCCCGGACGTGGACCAGCGCGGACGCCGGGTCGCCTTCGGGTGCGTACACGGTGTTCTCTTCGCGGATCGAGTCGCACCAGGCGAACCGGTTGTCCATGAAGGCGCCGGGCCGCAGGATCGTCCAGGCCGGTCCGGCTTCCCGGATCGCCTGCTCGGCTTCGGCGTGGGTGCGCGTGATCGGGTCCGTCTGTCCGAAGTGGACACCGGTGGTGGACAGCTTGACCAGGTGCGTGGCCCCGGCCCGGGCGGCGGCCTGCGCGACCGCCGCTTCCCGGCCGGCGCTGTGCCCCTGCGTCAGCACGAAAACGCGGTCCGAGCCGTCGAGCAGCGCGGGCAGGTCGGCGGTGTCCAGGTCGCCCCGCACGACTTCGGCGCGCGGGTCGATCCGGGCCTTCGCCGGGTCGCGGGTCAGGGCGCGGACGGCGGCGCCGGCGTCGAGGAGGGCGGGGACGAGGGCGCGGCCGACCTTGCCGGTGGCGCCGAGGACGAAGATCATCGTGGTTCTCCTAGCGGTGGAGCGGGACGTGGGGGAGCGCGAACGCCGTGACGAGGGCGAGCGCGAGCACGGGCAGCAGGGCGAGGAAGACGCCGTGGGCGCCGGCGCTGTAGGCGAAGCCGAGCGCGACCGGTCCGAGGGCCGAGCCGAGCGCGCGGGCGAGGTTGATCGCGGCGGCGACCGCGCCGCGGTCGCCGGGTGGCGCGGTGTTCTGCGTGGCCAGGGCCGGCACCTGGAGGTTCAGGCCGGCCGCGAGGCCGAAGACGACCAGGCAGGCCACGACTTCCGGAAGGCCGTGCAGCGTCGTCAAGCCGAGGACCGCGAGCAAGCCGAGGGCCGTGCTGAGCCGCGGCGCCCACCGGTAGGCGCCGGTGCGGGCGATGATCTTGCTCGCGACGACGGAGGAAAGCGCCACGGCGAGGGTCATCGGCACGAGGAGGAGGCCGCCCTCCGCCGGACCGGCGTCGGCCTGCAGGTAGCCCGCGAAGTAGTTGACCGAGCCGAGGAACGCGAACCCGGCGAGCACGCTGAGCAGCACGGACACGGTGAAGGTGCGGTCACCGAAGAGCCGGAGCGGGAGCACGGGTGCGTCGGCTCGGCGTTCGACCAGCACGAACCCGACGGCCGCGACCGTCCCGGCGAGGACCGACCACGGCGTCAGCAGCGTGAACCCGGTGATCGCGACGCCGAGGAGGACGACACCGGCGAAGTCGAACGGCGAGTCCTTCCGCCGTCGCGGTAGCTCGAGGGTCGTGAGGCAAGCCGTGGCGACCAGGCCGAGCGGCAGGTTGACGAGGAAGATCGACCGCCAGCCGGCGAGCCCGGTCAGGAACCCGCCGGCGACCGGCCCGGCGAGGGAGGCGACGGCGAAGCAGATCGAGAACCACCCGAAGTACTTCGCGCCTTCGCGCGGCGAGAACATTTCGCCGAGCGAAGCGCCGACGGAGACGAACAGGCCGCCGGAGCCGGCCCCCTGCAGCACCCGGCCGGCGATGAGCCACGCGGCCGACGGCGCCAGCCCGCAGGCGAGCGAGCCGAGCAGGAAGAGGGCGAGCGCCCCCAGGAGCACGCGTTTGCGGCCGTGGACGTCACCGAGCTTCCCGTAGAGGGGAGCGGTGACGCTGCCGGCGAGCAGGTAGGCGGTGGTGACCCAGGCGTAAGCGCCGGTCCCGCCGAATTCGGCGGAAATCTCCGGGAGCGCGGTGGCGACGGCCTGTGCGTCGAGCATCGCGAGGAAAACGGACAGGAACAGGCCCACGAGAGCCGTTTTTAGGGCGCGCTGAGGCGCGATGGTGCTCAAGAAGAAGTCCTTGTTTCGTCAGAAGGGACGAGAGGTGCGGACGCGCGCGAAAACGCGTCCCGTCGAGCCGGGAAAAGGTTCCATCGTCACCCGCTGGGCGGGTGCGACCTCTTCGCGCTCGGAAACCACCTCGAATCGTCCCGCTCGCCCGGCCGAACCCGGACGGCGTCCTCACGAAGGAACACTGACGAAGATGACTGTAGACAACTACATGTCAGAAGACAAGTAGTTCAGCGGATCCTGGTGACGTCGCTGTCCCGCCGCCGCTCGCCCAGCTCGTCCGGGAACACCCACTTCTTGAAGCCCCAGAACCGGAAGAACATCGCGAGCAGCATGCCGATGATCGACCCGCTCGCGAAGTCCGCGACCTCCTGGACCAGCCGCGTCACGTGCGGGACCTCGAGGTCGAGCACGTACCTCGACACGTACAGCGGGATCAGGTTCACCACGACCGCGATCCCGCTGATCACGAAGAACAACGCCGCTTCGTGGTGGCGTTCGCGGCCGCCGCGGGTGCGGAAGGACCACTCGCGGTTGAGGATGTACGACACGATCGTCGCGACGATGATCGCGATCGCCTTCGCGGTGGTCGGTTTCGGCTCCAGCACCGTCAGCTTGAGGAGGTACCAGACCCCGTTGTCGACCAGGAACGTCGTGCCGCCCACGATCGCGAACTTCAGCAGCTCCCGGTGCTTGATCAGCACCGAACGCAGTGGTTCCGGCGTGCGCTTCAGCACGGTTTCCACAACGGTCACACCACGCAGTCTAGGAGCACACCGCGATGACCTGTGGTTCAGGCGGCTTTCCGGTCCTGAATGTCCGGATCCTCCGAGACCTCGGCGAACCGCGCCTCCTCGTCCGGGAACACCCACTTCTTGAACGCCCACCAGCGGAACACCGTCCCCAGCAGCGTCCCGATGACGATGCCGCTGACGAAGTCGGCCACCTCGACGCCGAACGGCGACAGCCGCGGCGCCTGCAGGTCCAGCACGTACCGCGAGAACCACTGCGGCAGCGCGTTCAGGCCCAGCGCGATGCCGCTGAACAGGAAGAACAACGCCGCTTCGTGCGCCCGCTCGCGGCCGCCGCGGGTGCGGAACGACCACTCGCGGTTGGCGACGTAGGAAAAGATCGTCGCGACCAGGACGCCGAGGATCAGCGCCGTCACCGGGTGGGTCCGCAGCACGGTGAACTTCAGGCCGTAGTCGACGGACATGGTGATCACGAAGCTGATCCCGCCGACGACGGCGAAGCGGAGGAGCTCGCGATGCTTTTTCAGCAGCTCGCGCACCGCGCGGACGCTACCCCGTCAGCCAGCCGAAACCCTTCTCGGGGGTGACGGTCGGCTGCTTGGGGCCCGGGTTCGTCCCCGGCCGCGGTGGCGCGCTGGTCGTGGTCGTCGACGCCGGGGGCTCGCTCGTCGGCTTGGTCTCGGTCGTCGTCGGCGGGGTCGACGACGGCTTGGACGGAGTCGGCTTCGACGGCTTGGTCGGGGTGGTCGACGACGACGGCGGCGTGGTCGTCGGCAGCGGGTCCTTGCCGCACCAGTGGTGCCAGCAGCCGAAGTCGACGGTCACCGGTTGCGCGGAAGCCTTGCCGAGCGTCGCGGTGATCGTCACGCGCCCGTCGTCGGGACGGCCCTTCAGCCGTACCCACAGGTTGACGTGCTGGCCGGGAGCCAGCGCGCTGTTCGTGGTGCAGGTCGCGCCGTCACCGGCGGGCGTGCAGGGGAAGCCGCGCAGGCTCCACCACTGCCAGAGCGGGTGGTCGAAGGTGACCGTGACCGGCTTGGTCGTCTCGCCGGTGTTGCGGACGCGCACGTAGACCAGCGGGTTGCGGGTCCACGGGAACGCCGAAAGCCCGTCGCCCTGCGCTTCCAGGACCACTGCGTCCGGTGGCTGCTTCACGGTGACGTTGACGCTGATCCGGACGTTCACCTGAACGCCCGCGGTGACCGACCCGGTGACCTCGCCGCCCTTGGCGTCGTCGTCGGCCTTGAGCCGGAAGTTCAGCGTGGCGCTCTGACCGGGCTCGAGGCCGCTGCCGGTCTTGCAGACGACCTTCACGTCGCCGCCG is a window from the Amycolatopsis sp. cg9 genome containing:
- a CDS encoding NAD(P)H-binding protein; translated protein: MIFVLGATGKVGRALVPALLDAGAAVRALTRDPAKARIDPRAEVVRGDLDTADLPALLDGSDRVFVLTQGHSAGREAAVAQAAARAGATHLVKLSTTGVHFGQTDPITRTHAEAEQAIREAGPAWTILRPGAFMDNRFAWCDSIREENTVYAPEGDPASALVHVRDIAAVATLALTTPDHEGATYELTGGEALTTAEQVAILSDALGRPIEYVEEPQSAARARMMRKYGWPAEAVDGFFALKRESAEREHVVFDTVERVLGRPPLNFAKWARENAAAFPYPYRG
- a CDS encoding MFS transporter translates to MGLFLSVFLAMLDAQAVATALPEISAEFGGTGAYAWVTTAYLLAGSVTAPLYGKLGDVHGRKRVLLGALALFLLGSLACGLAPSAAWLIAGRVLQGAGSGGLFVSVGASLGEMFSPREGAKYFGWFSICFAVASLAGPVAGGFLTGLAGWRSIFLVNLPLGLVATACLTTLELPRRRKDSPFDFAGVVLLGVAITGFTLLTPWSVLAGTVAAVGFVLVERRADAPVLPLRLFGDRTFTVSVLLSVLAGFAFLGSVNYFAGYLQADAGPAEGGLLLVPMTLAVALSSVVASKIIARTGAYRWAPRLSTALGLLAVLGLTTLHGLPEVVACLVVFGLAAGLNLQVPALATQNTAPPGDRGAVAAAINLARALGSALGPVALGFAYSAGAHGVFLALLPVLALALVTAFALPHVPLHR
- a CDS encoding GtrA family protein, which encodes MTVVETVLKRTPEPLRSVLIKHRELLKFAIVGGTTFLVDNGVWYLLKLTVLEPKPTTAKAIAIIVATIVSYILNREWSFRTRGGRERHHEAALFFVISGIAVVVNLIPLYVSRYVLDLEVPHVTRLVQEVADFASGSIIGMLLAMFFRFWGFKKWVFPDELGERRRDSDVTRIR
- a CDS encoding GtrA family protein, with the translated sequence MRELLKKHRELLRFAVVGGISFVITMSVDYGLKFTVLRTHPVTALILGVLVATIFSYVANREWSFRTRGGRERAHEAALFFLFSGIALGLNALPQWFSRYVLDLQAPRLSPFGVEVADFVSGIVIGTLLGTVFRWWAFKKWVFPDEEARFAEVSEDPDIQDRKAA